Proteins co-encoded in one Oreochromis aureus strain Israel breed Guangdong linkage group 3, ZZ_aureus, whole genome shotgun sequence genomic window:
- the LOC116309316 gene encoding butyrophilin subfamily 3 member A2-like isoform X1, whose product MQQSCIIHQMAGLSFYSLRNCILVVPLLVHFCQSRLIGPNQPIIATAGEDITLPCHLVPGENVAEMTFEWTRTDLDPRFVFLWRAGQDLISVKNPSYIGRSSLFTDELKHGNISLKLSKVKPADEGRYRCYIPEKDEEAFVDVVVASGAVSSPVISLGGIDRDKTGVMLECKSAGWHPKPELLWLDGEGNLLSAGPTETLRGPDDLYTVSSRVTVDKRHSNNITCRVQQRNTNQSRETHIHVPDDFFKLTCSSSAPTNIGLAVSLAVNIVLILIGVFFIWRQNKTNVRTPQCLRKKQETTNRSKRGKTETHQEQETSLMQDNVPPEMSKFEPQPEKSQTSFKENHKSGSVNHSSKRGDIILDKVERCGNYICLRNTSSEDKLMSGWELKLQIHNREPITYTFKENFTLKAGEGLTLHRKGGQNPNPDNVDVMWLDMIEWASGDRVKISLISNTGKEHRLK is encoded by the exons ATGCAGCAG agctGCATAATTCATCAGATGGCTGGATTATCCTTTTATTCTCTTAGAAACTGTATTCTGGTTGTCCCTCTTCTTGTACATTTTT GTCAGTCTCGCTTAATTGGTCCAAATCAGCCAATTATTGCAACAGCTGGGGAAGACATCACTTTGCCATGTCACCTGGTACCAGGAGAAAATGTTGCTGAAATGACATTTGAGTGGACAAGAACCGACCTGGACCCCAGATTTGTGTTTCTGTGGCGTGCAGGTCAGGACCTCATAAGTGTGAAAAACCCGTCCTACATAGGTCGATCATCATTGTTCACTGATGAGCTGAAACATGGAAACATTTCACTGAAACTGTCCaaagtaaaacctgcagatgAGGGCAGATACAGATGTTACATCCCAGAGAAGGATGAAGAAGCTTTTGTTGATGTTGTGGTCG CATCAGGTGCTGTCTCCTCACCTGTCATCAGCTTAGGAGGGATTGACAGAGACAAGACAGGAGTGATGTTAGAGTGTAAATCTGCAGGTTGGCACCCAAAgcctgagctgctgtggttgGACGGTGAGGGAAACCTCCTCTCTGCTGGACCTACAGAGACCCTCAGAGGTCCTGATGACCTCTATACTGTCAGCAGCAGAGTGACTGTGGACAAGAGACACAGCAACAACATCACCTGCAGAGTCCAACAGAGGAACACCAACcagagcagagagacacacatacatgttCCAG atGATTTCTTCAAGCTGACATGCAGTTCTTCTGCTCCCACCAATATTGGTTTGGCTGTTAGTTTGGCTGTAAACATcgtcttgattttaattggagTTTTTTTCATCTGGAGGCAAAACAAAACGA ATGTCAGGACACCCCAGTGCTTacgaaaaaaacaagaaacaacaaATCGCTCTAAAAGAGGCAAAACTGAAACACACCAAGAGCAGGAAACGAGCTTGATGCAGGACAATGTGCCA CCAGAGATGAGCAAATTTGAACCACAGCCTGAGAAATCTCAGACAAGTTTCAAGGAAAACCATAAGAGTGGTTCAGTCAATCACAGCTCAAAGAGAGGTGACATCATTTTGGACAAGGTCGAGAGATGTGGCAACTATATCTGTCTGAGAAACACTTCCAGTGAG GATAAATTGATGTCAGGTTGGGAGTTAAAACTACAGATCCACAACAGAGAACCCATCACATacacatttaaagaaaactttACACTGAAAGCTGGAGAAGGACTCACT TTACACCGAAAAGGTGGCCAGAACCCAAATCCTGACAATGTTGATGTGATGTGGTTGGACATGATCGAATGGGCCTCTGGAGACCGTGTGAAGATCAGTCTCATCAGCAACACTGGAAAAGAGCACAGACTAAAGTGA
- the LOC116309316 gene encoding butyrophilin-like protein 2 isoform X2 has product MTFEWTRTDLDPRFVFLWRAGQDLISVKNPSYIGRSSLFTDELKHGNISLKLSKVKPADEGRYRCYIPEKDEEAFVDVVVASGAVSSPVISLGGIDRDKTGVMLECKSAGWHPKPELLWLDGEGNLLSAGPTETLRGPDDLYTVSSRVTVDKRHSNNITCRVQQRNTNQSRETHIHVPDDFFKLTCSSSAPTNIGLAVSLAVNIVLILIGVFFIWRQNKTNVRTPQCLRKKQETTNRSKRGKTETHQEQETSLMQDNVPPEMSKFEPQPEKSQTSFKENHKSGSVNHSSKRGDIILDKVERCGNYICLRNTSSEDKLMSGWELKLQIHNREPITYTFKENFTLKAGEGLTLHRKGGQNPNPDNVDVMWLDMIEWASGDRVKISLISNTGKEHRLK; this is encoded by the exons ATGACATTTGAGTGGACAAGAACCGACCTGGACCCCAGATTTGTGTTTCTGTGGCGTGCAGGTCAGGACCTCATAAGTGTGAAAAACCCGTCCTACATAGGTCGATCATCATTGTTCACTGATGAGCTGAAACATGGAAACATTTCACTGAAACTGTCCaaagtaaaacctgcagatgAGGGCAGATACAGATGTTACATCCCAGAGAAGGATGAAGAAGCTTTTGTTGATGTTGTGGTCG CATCAGGTGCTGTCTCCTCACCTGTCATCAGCTTAGGAGGGATTGACAGAGACAAGACAGGAGTGATGTTAGAGTGTAAATCTGCAGGTTGGCACCCAAAgcctgagctgctgtggttgGACGGTGAGGGAAACCTCCTCTCTGCTGGACCTACAGAGACCCTCAGAGGTCCTGATGACCTCTATACTGTCAGCAGCAGAGTGACTGTGGACAAGAGACACAGCAACAACATCACCTGCAGAGTCCAACAGAGGAACACCAACcagagcagagagacacacatacatgttCCAG atGATTTCTTCAAGCTGACATGCAGTTCTTCTGCTCCCACCAATATTGGTTTGGCTGTTAGTTTGGCTGTAAACATcgtcttgattttaattggagTTTTTTTCATCTGGAGGCAAAACAAAACGA ATGTCAGGACACCCCAGTGCTTacgaaaaaaacaagaaacaacaaATCGCTCTAAAAGAGGCAAAACTGAAACACACCAAGAGCAGGAAACGAGCTTGATGCAGGACAATGTGCCA CCAGAGATGAGCAAATTTGAACCACAGCCTGAGAAATCTCAGACAAGTTTCAAGGAAAACCATAAGAGTGGTTCAGTCAATCACAGCTCAAAGAGAGGTGACATCATTTTGGACAAGGTCGAGAGATGTGGCAACTATATCTGTCTGAGAAACACTTCCAGTGAG GATAAATTGATGTCAGGTTGGGAGTTAAAACTACAGATCCACAACAGAGAACCCATCACATacacatttaaagaaaactttACACTGAAAGCTGGAGAAGGACTCACT TTACACCGAAAAGGTGGCCAGAACCCAAATCCTGACAATGTTGATGTGATGTGGTTGGACATGATCGAATGGGCCTCTGGAGACCGTGTGAAGATCAGTCTCATCAGCAACACTGGAAAAGAGCACAGACTAAAGTGA